Proteins from one Acidiphilium multivorum AIU301 genomic window:
- a CDS encoding NAD(P) transhydrogenase subunit alpha, giving the protein MTPAQLADQADALAHKATVLAQNAAGFAAQAAAHAPHGAPLIDLFAIFVMAVFVGYYVIWSVTPALHSPLLAVTNAISSVIIVGAMLATGLKGGYAAHAFGFIAVLLASVNIVGGFLVTQRMLAMFKKKAK; this is encoded by the coding sequence ATGACCCCTGCACAACTCGCGGACCAGGCCGACGCGCTCGCGCACAAGGCCACCGTGCTGGCGCAGAACGCCGCCGGCTTCGCCGCCCAGGCGGCGGCGCACGCGCCGCACGGCGCCCCGCTGATCGACCTGTTCGCCATTTTCGTGATGGCGGTGTTCGTCGGCTATTACGTGATCTGGAGCGTCACCCCGGCGCTGCACTCGCCGCTGCTGGCGGTGACCAACGCCATCTCGTCGGTGATCATCGTCGGCGCGATGCTCGCGACAGGGCTGAAGGGCGGCTATGCCGCGCATGCCTTCGGCTTCATCGCGGTGCTGCTGGCCAGCGTGAACATCGTGGGCGGCTTCCTCGTGACCCAGCGCATGCTGGCCATGTTCAAGAAAAAAGCGAAGTAA
- a CDS encoding Re/Si-specific NAD(P)(+) transhydrogenase subunit alpha: MMRLAVLKERLPGETRVAAVPDSIKKLKALGLDVVIEAGAGERASVSDAALREAGAEIAPDAASALKGAGIVFTVQPPGDEILAQIERGALLVGTLGAMGNQERVQAYAKAGIDACSMELLPRITRAQSMDVLSSQANLAGYRAVIEAAEAFPRGFAMMMTAAGTVPPARVFVVGAGVAGLQAIATARRLGAIVSATDVRPAAKEEIKSLGATFVGVEDEESKAQTGAYAKEMSAEFRAKQAALIAETVAKNDIVICTALVMGRKAPTIVTADAVAKMRMGSVIVDIAADAGGNCEATVPGERIVTENGVIVLGHRNWPSRIGVAASTLYARNLSTFLTGFWDKEAGRPKLPADDDIVKGVLLTRDGAVVHPNFQPQAAA, from the coding sequence ATGATGCGTCTTGCGGTGTTGAAAGAGCGTCTGCCGGGCGAGACCCGCGTCGCCGCGGTGCCGGATTCGATCAAGAAGCTGAAGGCCCTCGGGCTCGACGTGGTGATCGAGGCGGGGGCCGGCGAGCGGGCCTCGGTCTCCGACGCGGCGCTGCGCGAGGCCGGCGCGGAGATCGCGCCGGATGCGGCCTCGGCACTGAAGGGGGCCGGCATCGTGTTCACGGTGCAGCCGCCCGGGGACGAGATTCTGGCGCAGATCGAGCGCGGCGCGCTGCTGGTCGGCACGCTCGGCGCGATGGGGAACCAGGAGCGGGTGCAGGCCTATGCCAAGGCCGGGATCGACGCCTGCTCGATGGAGCTGCTGCCGCGCATCACCCGCGCGCAGTCGATGGACGTGCTGTCGAGCCAGGCGAATCTCGCCGGCTATCGCGCCGTGATCGAGGCGGCGGAGGCGTTTCCGCGCGGCTTCGCGATGATGATGACGGCGGCCGGCACCGTGCCGCCGGCGCGCGTGTTCGTGGTCGGCGCCGGGGTTGCCGGGCTGCAGGCGATCGCCACCGCCCGCCGGCTCGGCGCCATCGTCTCGGCGACCGACGTGCGGCCGGCGGCGAAGGAGGAGATCAAGTCGCTCGGCGCGACCTTCGTCGGCGTCGAGGACGAGGAGAGCAAGGCGCAGACCGGCGCCTACGCGAAGGAGATGAGTGCGGAGTTCCGCGCCAAGCAGGCGGCGCTGATCGCCGAGACGGTGGCGAAGAACGACATCGTCATCTGCACCGCGCTGGTGATGGGGCGCAAGGCGCCGACCATCGTCACCGCCGACGCGGTGGCGAAGATGCGGATGGGTAGCGTGATCGTCGATATCGCGGCGGATGCCGGCGGCAACTGCGAGGCGACGGTGCCGGGCGAGCGGATCGTGACGGAGAACGGCGTGATCGTGCTCGGGCACAGGAACTGGCCGTCGCGCATCGGCGTCGCCGCCAGCACGCTCTATGCGCGCAACCTCTCGACCTTCCTCACCGGGTTCTGGGACAAGGAGGCCGGGCGGCCGAAACTGCCCGCCGACGACGATATCGTGAAGGGCGTCCTGCTCACGCGGGATGGCGCCGTCGTTCATCCGAACTTCCAGCCGCAAGCAGCTGCCTAG
- a CDS encoding ATP-dependent Clp protease proteolytic subunit: protein MTSDMSNRLAPRADDEDAPEKEAPEAAKAGKVGPELENRLFKQRKVLIFGEIHDRIARAVTGQLLALAGASDEPIDVFVNSPGGHVESGDTIHDVIRFVDATAPVRMIGTGWVASAGALIYLAGHKDRRFCLPNTRFLLHQPMGGVRGPATDIDIEAREIIKMRERINRIIARETGQDYARVEKDTDRNYWMGAEEAIAYGMVSRVVQTMKDLDAA, encoded by the coding sequence ATGACAAGCGACATGAGCAACAGGCTCGCCCCCCGCGCCGATGACGAGGACGCCCCCGAGAAGGAGGCGCCCGAGGCCGCCAAGGCCGGCAAGGTCGGGCCCGAACTCGAAAACCGTCTGTTCAAGCAGCGCAAGGTGCTGATCTTCGGCGAGATCCACGACCGCATCGCCCGCGCCGTCACCGGCCAGCTCCTCGCCCTCGCCGGCGCGAGCGACGAGCCGATCGACGTGTTCGTCAACTCGCCGGGCGGCCATGTCGAGAGCGGCGACACGATCCATGACGTGATCCGCTTCGTCGACGCCACCGCGCCGGTGCGGATGATCGGCACCGGCTGGGTCGCCAGCGCCGGCGCGCTGATCTACCTCGCCGGCCACAAGGACCGCCGCTTCTGCCTGCCCAACACGCGCTTCCTGCTGCACCAGCCGATGGGCGGCGTGCGCGGCCCGGCGACCGATATCGACATCGAGGCCCGCGAGATCATCAAGATGCGCGAGCGGATCAACCGCATCATCGCCCGCGAGACCGGGCAGGACTACGCCCGCGTCGAGAAGGATACCGACCGCAACTACTGGATGGGCGCGGAGGAGGCGATCGCCTACGGCATGGTCAGCCGCGTCGTGCAGACCATGAAGGATCTGGACGCCGCCTGA